In one Bos mutus isolate GX-2022 chromosome 19, NWIPB_WYAK_1.1, whole genome shotgun sequence genomic region, the following are encoded:
- the LOC102265335 gene encoding keratin, high-sulfur matrix protein, IIIA3, whose protein sequence is MTVSCCGPTFSSFSCGRGCLQPCCYRDPCCCRPVSCQTTVSRPVTCVPRCTRPICEPCRRPVCCDPCSLQEGCCRPITCCPTSCQAVVCRPCCWATTCCQPISVQSPCCRPTCCRPAPCRTTCRTFRTSPCC, encoded by the coding sequence ATGACCGTCTCCTGCTGCGgccccaccttctcctccttcagCTGTGGCAGAGGCTGCCTCCAGCCCTGCTGCTACCGCGACCCCTGCTGCTGCCGCCCAGTGTCCTGCCAGACCACCGTGAGCCGCCCCGTGACCTGCGTGCCCCGCTGCACGCGCCCCATCTGCGAGCCCTGCCGCCGCCCAGTCTGCTGCGACCCCTGCAGCCTGCAGGAGGGCTGCTGCCGCCCCATCACCTGCTGCCCCACGTCCTGCCAGGCCGTGGTCTGCCGCCCCTGCTGCTGGGCCACCACGTGTTGCCAGCCCATCTCTGTGCAGTCCCCGTGCTGCCGCCCCACCTGCTGCCGGCCCGCCCCCTGCCGCACCACCTGCCGCACCTTCAGGACCTCCCCCTGCTGCTGA
- the LOC102284895 gene encoding LOW QUALITY PROTEIN: keratin, high-sulfur matrix protein, IIIA3 (The sequence of the model RefSeq protein was modified relative to this genomic sequence to represent the inferred CDS: inserted 2 bases in 1 codon), with product MTVSCCGPTFSSSSCGGGCLQPRCYRDPCCCRPVSCQTTVSRPVTCVPRCTRPICEPCRRPVCCDPCSLQEGCCRPITCCPTSCQAVVCRPCCWATTCCQPISVQSPCCRPTCCRPXPCRTTCRTFRTSPCC from the exons ATGACCGTCTCCTGCTGCGgccccaccttctcctcctccagctgTGGCGGAGGCTGCCTCCAGCCCCGCTGCTACCGCGACCCCTGCTGCTGCCGCCCAGTGTCCTGCCAGACCACCGTGAGCCGCCCCGTGACCTGCGTGCCCCGCTGCACGCGCCCCATCTGCGAGCCCTGCCGCCGCCCAGTCTGCTGCGACCCCTGCAGCCTGCAGGAGGGCTGCTGCCGCCCCATCACCTGCTGCCCCACGTCCTGCCAGGCCGTGGTCTGCCGCCCCTGCTGCTGGGCCACCACGTGCTGCCAGCCCATCTCTGTGCAGTCCCCGTGCTGCCGCCCCACCTGCTGCCGCCC CCCCTGCCGCACCACCTGCCGCACCTTCAGGACCTCCCCCTGCTGCTGA